Proteins from a genomic interval of Lycium ferocissimum isolate CSIRO_LF1 chromosome 2, AGI_CSIRO_Lferr_CH_V1, whole genome shotgun sequence:
- the LOC132046968 gene encoding proline dehydrogenase 2, mitochondrial-like isoform X2, whose amino-acid sequence MANKVVRPKVFRDLRCFARCLNTAQTSTPMNFTGNYDSTNVTTSPTDQILVAPEKKVINFDDVKELFTGVSTSKLIRSSLTLQMASIEPMVDMGIRVMNSKLMDMPIFREVIMWFVKNTFYEHFCAGKDLEEVRRTVTKLSDVGLKVMLDYGAEHATENESCDHSMNVFLQTAESTKSLPSSSVSFVVVKVTALCTPKLLKRVSDLLRWEHKNPSFNLPWKHKALPLFADSSPLYQTTDKPEPLTVDEERDLELAHDRLMKICKRCLEIDVQLLIDAEDTSIQPAIDYFAYSAAIKYHKDDHPLIFGTIQAYLKDSKERMVIAKKAAEKMGVPMGFKLVRGAYMSSENELASSLGFKSPIHDGIQQTHDCYNSCAGFMIDEIANGSGAVVLATHNIESGNLAASKAIDLGIRKDSQKLHFAQLYGMAQGLTFGLRNAGFQVSKYLPFGPVEQVMPYLIRRAEENRGLLSSSAFDRQLMRKELTRRFEVATS is encoded by the exons ATGGCAAACAAAGTCGTACGTCCAAAGGTTTTTCGTGATCTCCGGTGTTTTGCTCGGTGTCTCAACACGGCTCAAACTTCCACGCCGATGAATTTTACCGGCAATTATGATTCAACGAACGTAACAACGTCACCCACCGACCAAATATTAGTCGCTCCTGAGAAAAAAGTGATCAATTTcgatgatgttaaggaattgttTACGGGTGTATCCACGTCGAAGTTGATTAGGTCATCGTTGACACTTCAAATGGCATCGATTGAGCCTATGGTTGACATGGGTATTCGGGTAATGAATTCTAAGCTCATGGACATGCCAATATTCAGGGAGGTAATAATGTGGTTTgttaaaaatacattttatgAACATTTTTGTGCTGGAAAAGACTTAGAAGAAGTACGAAGGACGGTTACTAAGTTGTCGGATGTTGGATTAAAAGTCATGCTTGATTATGGTGCTGAACATGCTACCGAGAATGAGTCTTGTGATCATAGTATGAACGTGTTTCTTCAGACGGCTGAATCAACCAAGTCACTTCCATCCTCTTCT GTGAGCTTTGTAGTAGTGAAGGTAACTGCACTTTGTACACCAAAGCTGCTCAAAAGAGTCAGCGATTTACTAAGATGGGAACACAAAAATCCTTCCTTCAATCTCCCATGGAAGCACAAGGCACTTCCACTTTTCGCCGATTCGAGCCCTCTTTATCAAACAACAGATAAACCTGAGCCTTTAACGGTCGATGAAGAGcgtgatctcgaattggctcaTGATAgactcatgaaaatatgcaaGAGATGCTTGGAAATTGATGTTCAATTACTAATTGATGCAGAGGATACATCTATTCAACCCGCAATCGATTACTTTGCTTATTCTGCAGCAATTAAGTACCACAAAGACGATCACCCTTTGATATTCGGAACAATTCAAGCTTACTTGAAAGACTCCAAGGAACGAATGGTGATCGCGAAAAAGGCTGCAGAGAAAATGGGAGTTCCAATGGGTTTTAAACTTGTGAGAGGTGCTTATATGTCAAGTGAAAATGAGTTGGCTTCTAGTTTAGGTTTTAAGTCTCCGATTCACGATGGTATTCAGCAAACACATGATTGCTACAATTCTTGTGCTGGGTTTATGATTGACGAGATTGCAAATGGCTCTGGTGCAGTTGTTCTTGCAACTCATAACATTGAGTCAG GAAACCTTGCTGCATCCAAGGCTATAGATTTAGGAATCAGGAAGGATAGTCAAAAGCTCCATTTTGCTCAGTTATATGGTATGGCACAAGGGCTAACATTTGGCCTGAGAAATGCAGGATTTCAGGTGAGCAA
- the LOC132046968 gene encoding proline dehydrogenase 2, mitochondrial-like isoform X1, with amino-acid sequence MANKVVRPKVFRDLRCFARCLNTAQTSTPMNFTGNYDSTNVTTSPTDQILVAPEKKVINFDDVKELFTGVSTSKLIRSSLTLQMASIEPMVDMGIRVMNSKLMDMPIFREVIMWFVKNTFYEHFCAGKDLEEVRRTVTKLSDVGLKVMLDYGAEHATENESCDHSMNVFLQTAESTKSLPSSSVSFVVVKVTALCTPKLLKRVSDLLRWEHKNPSFNLPWKHKALPLFADSSPLYQTTDKPEPLTVDEERDLELAHDRLMKICKRCLEIDVQLLIDAEDTSIQPAIDYFAYSAAIKYHKDDHPLIFGTIQAYLKDSKERMVIAKKAAEKMGVPMGFKLVRGAYMSSENELASSLGFKSPIHDGIQQTHDCYNSCAGFMIDEIANGSGAVVLATHNIESGNLAASKAIDLGIRKDSQKLHFAQLYGMAQGLTFGLRNAGFQVSKYLPFGPVEQVMPYLIRRAEENRGLLSSSAFDRQLMRKELTRRFEAATS; translated from the exons ATGGCAAACAAAGTCGTACGTCCAAAGGTTTTTCGTGATCTCCGGTGTTTTGCTCGGTGTCTCAACACGGCTCAAACTTCCACGCCGATGAATTTTACCGGCAATTATGATTCAACGAACGTAACAACGTCACCCACCGACCAAATATTAGTCGCTCCTGAGAAAAAAGTGATCAATTTcgatgatgttaaggaattgttTACGGGTGTATCCACGTCGAAGTTGATTAGGTCATCGTTGACACTTCAAATGGCATCGATTGAGCCTATGGTTGACATGGGTATTCGGGTAATGAATTCTAAGCTCATGGACATGCCAATATTCAGGGAGGTAATAATGTGGTTTgttaaaaatacattttatgAACATTTTTGTGCTGGAAAAGACTTAGAAGAAGTACGAAGGACGGTTACTAAGTTGTCGGATGTTGGATTAAAAGTCATGCTTGATTATGGTGCTGAACATGCTACCGAGAATGAGTCTTGTGATCATAGTATGAACGTGTTTCTTCAGACGGCTGAATCAACCAAGTCACTTCCATCCTCTTCT GTGAGCTTTGTAGTAGTGAAGGTAACTGCACTTTGTACACCAAAGCTGCTCAAAAGAGTCAGCGATTTACTAAGATGGGAACACAAAAATCCTTCCTTCAATCTCCCATGGAAGCACAAGGCACTTCCACTTTTCGCCGATTCGAGCCCTCTTTATCAAACAACAGATAAACCTGAGCCTTTAACGGTCGATGAAGAGcgtgatctcgaattggctcaTGATAgactcatgaaaatatgcaaGAGATGCTTGGAAATTGATGTTCAATTACTAATTGATGCAGAGGATACATCTATTCAACCCGCAATCGATTACTTTGCTTATTCTGCAGCAATTAAGTACCACAAAGACGATCACCCTTTGATATTCGGAACAATTCAAGCTTACTTGAAAGACTCCAAGGAACGAATGGTGATCGCGAAAAAGGCTGCAGAGAAAATGGGAGTTCCAATGGGTTTTAAACTTGTGAGAGGTGCTTATATGTCAAGTGAAAATGAGTTGGCTTCTAGTTTAGGTTTTAAGTCTCCGATTCACGATGGTATTCAGCAAACACATGATTGCTACAATTCTTGTGCTGGGTTTATGATTGACGAGATTGCAAATGGCTCTGGTGCAGTTGTTCTTGCAACTCATAACATTGAGTCAG GAAACCTTGCTGCATCCAAGGCTATAGATTTAGGAATCAGGAAGGATAGTCAAAAGCTCCATTTTGCTCAGTTATATGGTATGGCACAAGGGCTAACATTTGGCCTGAGAAATGCAGGATTTCAGGTGAGCAA